The sequence AACACGCGACGCCCGACGACATCCTCTCCGAGGTGCGCCGGACCGCGTCCGGCGTGAACATCTCCACCGTCTACCGGACCCTGGAGCTCCTGGAGGAGCTGGAGCTGGTCAGCCACGCCCATCTGGGCCACGGCGCCCCGACGTACCACCTGGCCGACCGGCACCACCACATCCACCTGGTCTGCCGGGACTGCGCCGACGTCATCGAGGCCGACGTCGGTGTGGTCGAGGAGTTCACGGCGAAGCTGCGCGGGGCGTTCGGGTTCGAAACGGACATGAAGCACTTCGCGATCTTCGGCCGCTGCGCCGGCTGCGCGGCGAAGGCGGCGGACGGGCCGGGCACCGCGGGGCCGTCCGGAGACCCCGCACCGGCCGCCGGGGCCTGAACCAGTCGTACGCTGGTCGCATGAAGAGCCCCCTGCTGTCCCAGCCCGGCGCCGTCCCCGCCGAGGGCCGCGACGAAGGCGTCGCCGCGCACTACGGCGACCTGTTCCGCGAGCAGCGCGCCCTCGCCGACGGATCGGGTCTGGTCGACCTGTCGCACCGCGGCGTCGTCACCGTCACCGGCGGCGACCGGCTGGCCTGGCTGCACCTCCTGATCACCCAGCACGTGACCGAACTCGCCCCCGGGCAGGCCACCGAGGCCCTGATCCTCAGCGCGAACGGCCACATCGAGCACGCCATGTACCTCGTTGACGACGGCGAGACGGTGTGGATGCACGTCGAGCCGGGTACGCAGGGCGAACTGATCGCCTATCTGGAGTCGATGAAGTTCTTCTACCGGGTGGAGGTCGCCGACCGCACCGAGGACTACGCGGTGGTGTACCTGCCGGCCGGCTCCATCGCCGAGGTGCCCGAAGGGGCCGTCGTACGCGAGACGGCGTACGGCCGCGACCTGTTCCTCCCGCGCGCCGGCCTGGAGGCGTACGCGGCCGGGCACGGCCCGCTCGCCGGGGTCCTGGCCCATGAGGCGCTGCGCGTGGAGGGCCACCGGCCGAGGGTCGGCTTCGAGACCGACCACCGCACCATCCCGCACGAGCTGGGCTGGATCGGCACCGCCGTCCACCTCCAGAAGGGCTGCTACCGGGGCCAGGAGACCGTCGCCCGGGTCCACAACCTGGGCAAGCCGCCCCGCCGCCTGGTCTTCCTCCACCTGGACGGCAGCGAGGTCCATCTGCCCGGCCACGGCACCCCCGTCCGGCTGGCGGCCGACGGCGCCGAGGGCCGCCAGCTGGGCTTCGTCACCACCTCCGCCCGCCACCACGAACTGGGCCCGATCGCCCTGGCCCTGGTGAAGCGGAACGTGGCCGTCGACGCGGAGCTGCTGGCCGGGGACACGGCGGCGGCCCAGGAGACGGTCGTCGAGCCTTAGGGCCTGTCCGCCGGGCCGGGGTTCAGACCTCGACGATGACGGTGAACGGGCCGTGATTCGTGAGCGAGACGCGCATGTCCGCCCCGAACCGGCCCGTCTCCACCGTCGCCCCGAGCGCCCGCAGCCGCGCCACCACCTCGTCCACCAGCGGCTCGGCGACCTCGCCGGGCGCCGCGGCGTTCCAGGTGGGCCGGCGGCCCTTCCGGGCGTCCCCGTAGAGAGTGAACTGCGAAATCACCAGAAGCGGCGCATTCACATCGGAGCAGGACTTCTCGCCCTCCAGGATGCGGACCGACCAGAGCTTGCGGGCGAGCTGCGCCGCCTTCTCCGGGGTGTCCTCGTGGGTCACTCCCACCAGCACACACAGGCCCTCGCCGACTATTTCACCGACGACGGACGAGCCCCCGCCGTCGCCCGCGGCGTCCCGTACCGAGACGCTCGCGCCATCCACCCTCTGTACCACTGCACGCATACAGACCAACCTATCTTGGGCTGAACGGGTACAGAGCATCTCCACAAGGACCCTCGGGGTGGCACCATGCTCGGGAGGCGGTGCGCCGACGCACCGGTCGAGGGGATGGACACAAGCATGAGCACCCATGGAACCGGGCAGTCCCCGGGCGCAGTGCCGGTCGCGCGCCCCGGCGTCAGCAGCAACACCGGTACGGGCAGCGGTACGAGTACCAGCACCATGCGCCCGCCCGTGCAGCGGACCGGTCAGGGCGGTGACGAGGGCGACGGCGGCGGGCCCCGGACCGAACTGGGCGCCCTGAGACTGCCGGAGCTGCGCGCGCTGCGCCGCGACGCCCAGCGCGACGAGGCCGACCTCAGCTATGTGCGGCGGCTCGTCCAGGGGCGGATCGACATCCTGCGGGCCGAGCTGTCCCGGCGCCGGGACCCGGAGTCGCCGGTGGTGGACCGGCTGTCGGAGATCCTCGCCGACGCCCCGTCGCCGCACCGCTCGTCCGCACGGCACGTCACGCTGTCCGTGCCGCGCAGCGCCGAGTACCGCAAGCTGGCCGCCGAGACGCTCGCCGAGGTCGAACTCTCCGACCTCGACGCCCGGACGGACGAAGAGCTGCACACCGCGATGGGGCGCCTGGTCCGCTACGAACAGCAGGTCTCCCGCCGCCGGCACCGGCTCCAGCGCACGGCCGACGGTTGCGGCGCGGAGATCGCCCGCAGGTACCGTGACGGGGAAGCACAAGTAGACGACCTGCTCACCTGAGGCGATCCTTCCGGGGGCGGGTCCCGTCCGTCCCCGGAAGGCCACCATGACCTCCAGCGCAGCCCGCACCCCCGCCATATCCGACCCGGCCCCCGGCCTGCCCGTGCTGGCCGAGGTCGTACGGTCCGGATTCGTGGAGGGCCACCACCGGGGCTCACTGGTGGTGCTCGCCGCCGACGGCAGCGTGGAGCTGGCCCTGGGCGACCCGGCGGCGCCGGTCTTCCCGCGCTCCTCCAACAAGCCGATGCAGGCCGCGGCCGTGCTGCGGGCAGGGCTCGACCTGTCCGGCGAGCGGCTGGCGCTGGCCGCCGCGAGCCACTCCGGCGAGGGTTTCCACCTCGATCTCGTACGCAAGATGCTCGCCGAGCACGGACTGTCGCCGGACGACCTCCGGACCCCGCCGGACCTGCCCCTGGACCCGGTGGAGGCCGAGACGTATCTCGCCGCCGGGCACGTCCGCGAGCGCCTCACGATGAACTGCTCCGGCAAGCACGCGGCGATGCTCGCGGCCTGCGCCCGCAACGGCTGGGACCTGCCCGGCTACCTCGACCCCGGCCACCCCCTCCAGCAGCTGGTCCACCAGGTCGTCGAGGAGGCCGCGGGCGAACCGGTCGCGGCCGTCGGCACCGACGGCTGCGGAGCGCCGCTGATGGCCATTTCGCTGGTGGGCCTCGCGCGGGCGTTCCGTACGTTCGTCACGGCACGGGAGGGCACCGCCGAGCGCCGGGTGGCGGACGCGATGCGCGCGCACCCGGAGTACGTGGCGGGCACGCGGCGCCCCGACACCTGGCTGATGCGCGAGGTGCCCGGCACCCTCTCCAAGATGGGCGCGGAGGCCGTCCAGGCGGTCGCCCTGGCGGACGGCAGGGCCCTCGCCTTCAAGATCGACGACGGCTCCACCCGGGCGCTGCGCCCGGTGCTGGGCCGCGCGCTGGGGCTGCTGGGGGTCGATGCCCCGGTGGTCTCGCGGATCGGCCGGGCGCCGCTGACGGGCGGCGCGGTGGAGGTGGGGGAGATCAGGGCGGCGTTCTGAGGCCCCTGGCCGCGAAGGCCGTGCTCTTCCCGGCCGTACGGCCGTCAAAACCATGCGACAGCGCCCGGCACGCTCTCCTAGCGTGGGCCGCATGACCGCCCTGGATATCCGTACCGTCACCCCGTCCGAGTTCCCCGACTGGCTGCGCGCCCTGAACACCGGCTTCCTGAGGCCGCCCACCCCGTCGGACGAGGAGGTGGCCGGGCGCCTGTCGTACATGGACCTGTCCCGCGTCCAGGGGGTGTTCGACGCGGGGCGGTGCGTCGCGACGTTCCGCTCGTTCGCCCAGGAGCTGACGGTCGTCGGCGGCGCGACGGTGCCCACGGACGCGGTCACCAACGTCACCGTCTCGCCCACCCACCGCAGGCGCGGGCTGCTCTCCCGGATGATGGCCGCCGACCTGGCGGCGGCGAAGGAGCGCGGCGACGTGGCGGCGACGCTGATAGCCGCCGAGTATCCGATCTACGGGCGGTACGGATTCGGCCCGGCGGCCGGGACCACCGAGTGGGAGATCGACGTCCACCGCACCGGCCTCGACCCGCACCGCCGGGTCCCGGAGGCCGGTGACGGCGGCCGGATCGACCTGGTGGACGGCGCCGAGATCCGCGAGCTGGGCCCCGCCCTGCACGACCGGCTGCGGGCCCGGCAGCACGGCGTGGTGAGCCGCGACCCACGCTGGTGGGAGCTGCTCACGGGACAGTCGCTCTTCCCCGACGACCCCTGGACCGAACCTTTCTACGCCCTCTATCGGGGCCCCGACGGGACGGTCGACGGGATGCTCGCCTACCGAGCCGACGCGAACTGGAGCGACGCCAAGCAGCCGCTGAACCGGGCGACCGTGCGCAGCCTGATCGCCACGACCCCGGCGGCCGAACGGGCGCTGTGGCACTTCCTGTGCTCGGTGGACTGGATCGCCACGATCCGCACCGGGCCCCGCCCCGCCGACGACCTCCTCCCGCTGCTGCTCCCGGACCCGCGAGCGGCGCGCGTCGTGACGCAGGCGGACTTCCTGTGGGCGCGCGTCCTGGACGTCGTACGCGCCCTGGAGGCCCGCACCTACGCGGTGCCCGGCTCCCTGGTCCTGGAGGTCCACGACGGGTCGGGCCTCGCGGCCGGCCGCTTCCACCTGGACGCCTCGCCGAGCGGTGCCACCTGTGTCCCGACGACGCGTTCGGCCGACCTGGCGATGGACGTACGGGAACTGGGCACGCTCTGGCTCGGCGACGAGTCGGTCTCCCGGCTGGTGGCGCTCGGCCGCGTCGAGGAATCGGTCCCGGGCGCGGCGGCGGCAGCGGACGCGGTGTTCCGGACGGCGCGGCGGCCCTGGTGCCCGGACGTCTTCTGAGCCGGCCACCGGACCGGCGGAGGGCTCAAGTCCGGTTGAGGTCAAGGGCGTACGCTTCATGGTCATGAGCGCAGAGAAGGCCAGGTCGGGCGTGGCGGACGGGGGTGCGGCCGACGGGCCGCCCGCCCCGATGAGCCTGCGGGAGCGGAAGAAGCAGCTGACGTACCAGGCGGTCTCCGACGCCGCGATCACCCTGTTCCTGGAGCGCGGCTTCGACAAGGTGTCGGTGGCGGAGATCGCGGCGGCGGCCGACATCTCCAAACCGACGCTCTTCCGGTACTTCCCGGCCAAGGAGGACTTGGCCCTGCTCCGGTTCGCCGACCACGAGGACGAGGCCGCGCGGGTGGTCGCCGCCCGCGCGGAAGGCGAATCGCCCCTGGACGCGCTGCGGCGCCACTTCCAGGACGGCCTGGAGCGCCGGGACCCGATCACCGGTCTGTGCGACGCGCCGGAGGTGCTGGCGTACCACGCGCTGCTGTACGGCACCCCCGCCCTGGTGGCCCGCCTCTTCGCCTACCTGAGCCGCTCGGAGGACGCGCTCGCCCGCGCCCTGGGCGGCCGCGCGACGGACCGGCTGGCCGCGGGCCAGATCGTCGCGGTCCAGCGCGTCCTGGCCTCGGAGAACTGGCGGCGCGTCAGCGAGGGCGGCCGGGCGGACGAACTGTACGCGGAGGCGGTCGAGGCGGCGGAACGGGGCTTCGCCCAACTGCGGTCGGGCCTGGAGGGTTCGGGACCGGCGGGCGGGGTGGACGCGGAGGGTTAGGGCCTGTCCGGCGGGGAAGGCGGGCGCGGCTGGCGTGGAGGGTCGGGCGGGTTCGGTGGGTTCGGCGGGGGCCCGGCGGGGAAGGCGGGCGCGGGGGATGCGGAGGGTCGGGCGGGTTCGGCGGGGGCCAGGTGGGGAAAGCGGGCAGGCGGCGAGGCGGGGCGCGGGCGTAATCCGGTGGCCGGGAGGCCCGCAGACCCCGCAGGGTGGCGGTATGGCGTCCCACCGCGAACCGTCCTTCCTGCCCGGCATCGAGCTCTCCCGTGTCCTGTACGAGGATGCGGTGCGGCCCCTCCTCGACGAGTGCTTCCCCGGTCTGCCGTACGCCGCCGCGCGGCTCGGTCCCGGTTCCGAGGTGCTGGGCTTCGACACCGCGCGCTCGGCCGACCACGACTGGGGCCCGCGCCTGGACCTCTTCTTCGCCCCGGCCGACGCGGCGGCGCACGGCGAGGAGATCCGGCGGCTGCTGGCGGACCGGCTGCCCAAGGAGATCCGCGGCTGGCCCACGCACTTCGGCCCCGCCGACGACCCGCTCGACCCGGCCGCGCACATGGCGGCGACCGAGGGGCCCGTGGACCATCGCGTCCTCATCCACGACCTCACGGCGTGGCTGACCGCGGAGGCGGGGTTCGACGCCTCCGCCGCCGGACCGTCCGCCCGGGACTGGCTCGCGATCCCGCAGCAGAAGCTGGCCGGGATCACCGCCGGCGCCGTCCACCACGACGGGCCCGGTCTCCTCAGCACCGCGCGCCGCCGCCTGGCCCGCTACCCCGAACAGGTCTGGCGCCACGTCCTGGCCTGCCAGTGGCAGCGGATCTCCCAGGAGGAGGCGTTCGTCGGCCGCTGCGCCGAGACCGGCGACGCGCTCGGCTCCGCCGTCGTCGCGGCCCGGCTGGTCCGCGACCTGATGCGCCTGAGCCTGCTCATGGAACGGCGTTACGTCCCGTACACGAAGTGGCTGGGCAGTGCGTTCGCCCGCCTGGACACGGCCGGGGCGCTGATGCCGGCCCTGCTCGGCGCGCTGGCCGCGACGGAGTATCCGGAACGGGAACGGCACCTGTGCGCCGCGTACGAGGCGGTCGCGAACCGCCAGAACGCCCTGGGCCTCATCGACCCGGTGGACCCCACGCCCCGTCCGTACCACAGCCGCCCCTACCTGGTCCTGCACGCGGAACGCTTCGCCCGCCCCCTCGCCGCGTCCGTCACGGACCCGGAGCTGCGGGGTCTGCCGCTGACCGGGACGGTGGACCAGTGGGCGGACAGCACGGACGTGCTGATGGGCCGGGACGCGGGGGCGCTGCGGGCGGCGACTGCGGCGGTGAGCGGTTTCTGAACGACTCGTGAGCGGTTCCTGCCCGGTTCCTGCCCGGCTCCTGACTGGTTCTTTGAGCCGATGTCAGCCGATGCCGGCCGATGTCAGCCGCTGTGCCGCCACCATCGGACGAACGCGTTGCGGTGCCGCCGGGAGCCACGGGCGCCGGTCGCGTGCGTCCGGTCGCGCCGGTCGTACACCGGCCGCCACGGGTCGTCGGGCGAGGCCATCGGAGCCTTCCGGTCCGCCTGCGCCCGGATCTCGTAGTACGACTCGTGGGCCGTCGCCCGGAACGCCTCGTCGTACGAGGCCATCGCGGCCTGCATCGCCGCCCCGGCGGCCCCGCGCCGACGCACGGATACGGCCACCCAGCCGAGGAATCCCATGACGGTCGCGAGGACGCCCACGCAGACGAGAAGCGGCAGGAACTGGTCCATGGGCCGAGCCTAGAGGGCGCCGCGCCCGGCGTCGCCACCACCTTCGAGCCGGTCGCGCTGGAGCCGGTGGGCGAGGGTGCGGCGTACGGACGCCGGGCCGGCCGGGGCGGTGTCCGGCCGGGACGGCACGTCGAGCGCGCGGCTGATCTCGTCGTACGCGGCCCGGTGCGCGGCCAGTTCGTCCCCGTACCGCCGCAGGTCCTCCTCCACGAGCCTTCGCAGCGCGTCTACGTTCTCCGGCGTGAAGTGCCGCCGGCCCCGCGCGAGGGCGTCGGCGGCGGGCCCGCAGCGGGCGGTCGCGGCGTACCTCTCGGCGATGTCCTCGGCGACGCCCCACAGCCGCCCCTCCAGCCACGGCGGGTCGCCCTGGCCGAGGGAGAGGTCCAGCGGCGGCCGCGGTCCGGCGTCGCGGTGCTTGGCCACCTGCTTGGACACGGCGGGCTGGCTCATGTCGGTGAGCCGGGCGATGCGGTCCTGGGTCCAGCCGAGACCGACGAACACCTTGATCATTTCGGCGCGGAGCCCGCGCATCTCCTCGCCCGCGCGAATGACCTCGTTCATCCCGGCGAGCATGCGCCCGGCCTGCTCCTCGGTGAGCCCGCCGGGGTCCTGCTGGGTGCCGCCTTCACCTGCCATCACCCAGTTATACACCGAGAACGAGCGACTATAACCTGGTTGTACAACCAGGTTATGGCTGTCACTCTTCCCTCATGCAGCCTCCAGCAACCGCGACGTTCCGCGCGCCCGACGGGACCCGGCTCGCCTATCGCACGTACGGGGACGCCCCCGGCGACCCGCTCGTCTGCGTCCCGGGCGGCCCGGCGGACTCCCGCTACCTCGGCGACCTGGGCGGCCTGTCCGCGTACCGCCGCCTGGTCGTCCCCGACCTGCGGGGCAACGGCGCGTCGGCGGTCCCGGCCGACACCTCCACGTACCGCTGCGACCGCCTCGCCGACGACGTGGAGGCGCTGCGCCGCCATCTCGGCCTCGACCGTGCGGAGCTGCTCGCCCACTCCGCGGGCGCGAACATCGCGGTGCGGTACGCGGACCGGCACCCGGAGCGGATCGGCCGGCTCGCCCTGATCGCCCCGAGCACGCGGGCCGTCGGCATCGGGGTCACCGGGGAGCAGCGCCGGGCGCTCGCGCGGCTGCGGTGTGCCGAGCCCTGGTTCCCAAGCGCCTTCGCCGCGCTGGAGGCGATCACCCGGGGGACGGGCGCCGACTGGGAGGCCGTCGCGCCGTTCCTCCACGGCCGCTGGGACGAGTCCGCCCGCCGGCAGCAGGAGCTGGGCAGTCAGGGTGATCCGGAGTCCGTCGCCCTCTTCGCCGCCGAGGGTGCCTTCGACCCGGCCGCGACGCGCCGTACCCTCGCGAAGCTCGCCGTACCCGTTCTCCTCCTGGCCGGCGAGTACGACCTGAACAGCCCGCCGGGCGCGGTGGCGGAGTTCGCCGCGCTGTTCCCCGACGCGGCGCTCGTCATGCAGCCGGGGGCGGGTCACTATCCGTGGGTGGACGACGCGGAGACGTTCGCGGCGGCGGTGTCGGGGTTTCTGGGCGCTGCCGGGGTGAGGTGCGGCCTGTGAGGGTCACGCCCCCGGTGGAGGGGTGAGCTTGGCGGCCACGGCGTCGAGGATCCAGTCCAGGCCGGTGCCGAAGGACGTCTCGGCGTCCACGTCCGCGCCGTCGTGCACGACCCTGGCCACCGCCGGGAAGCGGCCGGTGGCCAGCATGTCCGTCAGGTGCGGGCCGGACGCCCGCTGCCAGTCGTGCTTGGACAGGCCGGAGGCGCGCTCGGCCCGCACATGCGCGGTCTCGCGCCTGATCGCGCCGATGAAGTAGGCGCTGACCGTCTCCACGGCGCGCATGGCGGTGTCGATGTCGGCGATGTCGTCGAAGGCGGACAGCGTGGCCTCGGCGACGGCGAGGCCGTTCGGGCCCATGGCCGGGCGGCCGCCGAGCAGGTCGGCCAGCCATTCGTGCCGCAGGGCGGCCCGCCTGGTGCGATGGGCGAGGCCGCGCAGTGCCTCCCGCCAGTCATCCGGCTGCTCCTCGGGCAGGATCTCGGCCTGGACCGCGTCCACCATGAGGTCGAACAGCTCCTCCTTGGTGGAGATGTACCGGTACAGCCGCATCGGGCCGGCGTCCAGGCGGGCGGCGACCTTGCGCAGGGACACCGCCGCGAGCCCGCCCTCGTCGGCCAGCGCGAGGGCGGCGGCGACGATCCGTTCCCGGTCGAGGGGCACGGGTTGAATCGGCGGCTCCGGCCGGTCCCACACAGTCATGGTCACACCGTACGTTGCGATACGGCGTACCGTACCAATACAGTGTATCGACATGAGACATCGCATCGCCGTGGTCGGCGGCGGCCCCGCCGGCCTCACCTTCGCCCGGGTCCTGCACCGTCACGGCCACCCCGTCACCGTTTTCGAACGCGATCCCGCCCCCGACGCCCGTCCCCCGGGCGGCACGCTGGACCTACAGGAAGGGCTGGGCCAGCTCGCACTGGACAAGGCGGGGCTGCTGGCCGATTTCCGGGCGCTGTCCCGCCCGGAGGGGCAGGCCATGCGCATCCTGGACCCGGACGGGACCGTCCTGCGTGACTGGCGCCCCCGCCCGGACGACCGGGCCAACCCCGAGATCGACCGCGGGCAACTCCGTGACCTGCTGCTCGGCCCCCTCGGCGTCCAGTGGGGGAGGGGCGTGACGCGGGTGGTGCCCGGGGCCGGCGGCGTACGGGTCCACTTCGAGGACGGCCGGCAGGAGACGTTCGACCTCGTGATCGGCGCGGACGGCGCCTGGTCCCGGACCCGCCCGGCGCTCTCCCCGGTGACGCCGCACTACACGGGCATCACCGCGGTCGAGACCTCCCTGGACGACGCCGACACCCGCCACCCGGACCTCGCCCGGCTGACCGGTGACGGTTCCGTGGCGGTGTACGGCGTGAACCGGGCCCTCGTCGCCCAGCGCAACAGCGGCGGCCACATCAAGGTGTACGCGCAGTTCCGCGCGCCGCTGGACTGGCACGCGGACCTGGACCCGGCCGACGCCGACGCCGTGCGGGCGAGCCTGCTGACCCTGTTCGACGGCTGGGCCGCCCCCGTGCTCGACCTCCTCCGCCGGGGCACCGCCTTCGTCCACCGCCCCCTCCACGTCCTGCCCGTCTCCCACACCTGGACCCATGTCCCCGGGGTCACGCTCCTGGGCGACGCGGCCCATCTGATGCCCCCGCTGGGTGCGGGCGCCAACCTCGCGATGCTGGAGGGCGCCGAACTCGCCGAGTCCCTGGCCACCGGCCCCGCGGACCCGGACGCGGCCGTCCGCGCCTTCGAGGAGCGGATGTGGGCGCGGGCCGGCAGGTGGGCGCGGATGACGACGGCCGGCCTGGAACGCCTCGTCGGCCCGGACCCCGCCGAGGCCCTCGCCGTCTTCGACGAGGTCCAGCCGTCCTGACCGCGCCGGCCGGGTGTCCGGTGTCCCGGCCGCATTCCGGCCTCTCCGTCGGCCGCCCACGCAGGTCGCGCCGGGGAAAGTCGGCCGGCTCCTCGACGGTGTGACCGCCCCGGCGGGCGGGCCGCGCCACTCACATCAGGGACCTCAGCACGTCGACCTCACAGCCCGGCGCGAACGGGTCGAAGCCGTGCTCGATCAGCCAGCGGACCGCCAGCAGGCTTCGCAGCGACCACCACGCGTGGATCACGTCGAGGTCGATGCCGGTGCCGTAGCCGGCGAGGACGTCGCCGAGGCGTTCCTCGTGGCCGAGGGTGAAGGTGGCGAGGTCGTACAGGGCGTCGCCCCGGCCCGCCTCGGACCAGTCGATGATGCCCGTGACCTCGTCGCCGTCCAGGAAGACGTGCGCGATCTGGAGGTCGCCGTGCGTGAACGCCGGGGTCCACGGCCGGAGCGCGGCCTCGGCGACCCGGCGGTTGCGGGTGACCAGGGCGGCGGGCAGGAGGCCGTTCGCCACGAGCGCCTCGCACTCGGCGTCGAGTTCCGCCGCCAGCGCGACGACGCTCCGGCCCGCCCGGCCGACTCGGGGCGGCAGCGGCGCCTCGTGCAGCTTCCGGATGGCGGCGCCCGCCGCGGCCCACGCCGCCGGCGCCCCGGTCGACGGCCCGCCGAGGCGCCCGAGCGTCGTCCCCGGCACCGCGGCGATCGCGAGCACGGGCGGCTTGCGCCACAGGACCTCCGGGGTCGGGACCGGAGCGAGGGACATCGCCTCGACCTCGGCATCGATACGCGCCTGGTCGGCGTCCACCTTCAGGAACACGTCACCGACGCGCAGGGTCGCCCGCTCGGAATGGGCGACAACGACCTCGACCTCATCCATGGGCGCCCAGTGTTCCGGACTTCGGCGTCGCGCGGAAAGGAAATAACCGCTGGGACCGGCCTCCCAGGGGGCATCCGGCCTCTCCGGGGCGCATTCGCCCCCGGGGCGCATCCGCCCCGCCGGTCGCATCCGGGCCGGCCGGCCCGCTCGCGCCCGGCAACGTCCGAAGTCCGGGGCGGGTCAGTCCGTACCGGACCGGGTCGAGGTGATCACGACGGACGTGTAGGGCATGGTCGCGTGGCCGCCGAGCAGGTCGATCGCGGCCCCGGCGCTGTCGAGGACCTCCGCCAGCCTGTCCGTGGGGAGCTGGGTGAGGCCGCCGAAGGTGGGGAGCTGGTCGAGCCACTCCTCCCGGGTGTAGACGCGCTCCCAGGCGAAGCGCCACTGCTCCGGCTCGCTGAACCTGCCCGTCTGCCGGATCCCGTCGGCGATCCGCTCGAACAGCGGCTGGTACGCGTCCACGGCCGGCCCCTTCAGCAGGCCGGGGTTGAACGGGGAGTCGGGGGCGACCCGTCGGAGTGCTTCGGTGAGGGCGTCGGCCACCTCGGCCGGGAGCTGGGGGACATGGTGGAAGGGGGCGAGCCGGCCGCCTGGCCGGAGCACCTGGGCCGCCTTGGCCGCACCGGCGACGGGGTCCACCCAGTGCCAGGCGGTCCCCGCGACGACCGCGTCGAACCGCCGCCCGGCCGGCTGCCAGTCCTCGAACCTCGCGACCTCGACCT comes from Streptomyces sp. Mut1 and encodes:
- a CDS encoding asparaginase; this encodes MTSSAARTPAISDPAPGLPVLAEVVRSGFVEGHHRGSLVVLAADGSVELALGDPAAPVFPRSSNKPMQAAAVLRAGLDLSGERLALAAASHSGEGFHLDLVRKMLAEHGLSPDDLRTPPDLPLDPVEAETYLAAGHVRERLTMNCSGKHAAMLAACARNGWDLPGYLDPGHPLQQLVHQVVEEAAGEPVAAVGTDGCGAPLMAISLVGLARAFRTFVTAREGTAERRVADAMRAHPEYVAGTRRPDTWLMREVPGTLSKMGAEAVQAVALADGRALAFKIDDGSTRALRPVLGRALGLLGVDAPVVSRIGRAPLTGGAVEVGEIRAAF
- a CDS encoding RsiG family protein — encoded protein: MSTHGTGQSPGAVPVARPGVSSNTGTGSGTSTSTMRPPVQRTGQGGDEGDGGGPRTELGALRLPELRALRRDAQRDEADLSYVRRLVQGRIDILRAELSRRRDPESPVVDRLSEILADAPSPHRSSARHVTLSVPRSAEYRKLAAETLAEVELSDLDARTDEELHTAMGRLVRYEQQVSRRRHRLQRTADGCGAEIARRYRDGEAQVDDLLT
- a CDS encoding TetR/AcrR family transcriptional regulator; this translates as MVMSAEKARSGVADGGAADGPPAPMSLRERKKQLTYQAVSDAAITLFLERGFDKVSVAEIAAAADISKPTLFRYFPAKEDLALLRFADHEDEAARVVAARAEGESPLDALRRHFQDGLERRDPITGLCDAPEVLAYHALLYGTPALVARLFAYLSRSEDALARALGGRATDRLAAGQIVAVQRVLASENWRRVSEGGRADELYAEAVEAAERGFAQLRSGLEGSGPAGGVDAEG
- a CDS encoding alpha/beta fold hydrolase → MQPPATATFRAPDGTRLAYRTYGDAPGDPLVCVPGGPADSRYLGDLGGLSAYRRLVVPDLRGNGASAVPADTSTYRCDRLADDVEALRRHLGLDRAELLAHSAGANIAVRYADRHPERIGRLALIAPSTRAVGIGVTGEQRRALARLRCAEPWFPSAFAALEAITRGTGADWEAVAPFLHGRWDESARRQQELGSQGDPESVALFAAEGAFDPAATRRTLAKLAVPVLLLAGEYDLNSPPGAVAEFAALFPDAALVMQPGAGHYPWVDDAETFAAAVSGFLGAAGVRCGL
- the ygfZ gene encoding CAF17-like 4Fe-4S cluster assembly/insertion protein YgfZ; this translates as MKSPLLSQPGAVPAEGRDEGVAAHYGDLFREQRALADGSGLVDLSHRGVVTVTGGDRLAWLHLLITQHVTELAPGQATEALILSANGHIEHAMYLVDDGETVWMHVEPGTQGELIAYLESMKFFYRVEVADRTEDYAVVYLPAGSIAEVPEGAVVRETAYGRDLFLPRAGLEAYAAGHGPLAGVLAHEALRVEGHRPRVGFETDHRTIPHELGWIGTAVHLQKGCYRGQETVARVHNLGKPPRRLVFLHLDGSEVHLPGHGTPVRLAADGAEGRQLGFVTTSARHHELGPIALALVKRNVAVDAELLAGDTAAAQETVVEP
- a CDS encoding Fur family transcriptional regulator, producing MVSTDWKTDLRRRGYRLTPQRQLVLEAVDTLEHATPDDILSEVRRTASGVNISTVYRTLELLEELELVSHAHLGHGAPTYHLADRHHHIHLVCRDCADVIEADVGVVEEFTAKLRGAFGFETDMKHFAIFGRCAGCAAKAADGPGTAGPSGDPAPAAGA
- a CDS encoding DUF4037 domain-containing protein — its product is MASHREPSFLPGIELSRVLYEDAVRPLLDECFPGLPYAAARLGPGSEVLGFDTARSADHDWGPRLDLFFAPADAAAHGEEIRRLLADRLPKEIRGWPTHFGPADDPLDPAAHMAATEGPVDHRVLIHDLTAWLTAEAGFDASAAGPSARDWLAIPQQKLAGITAGAVHHDGPGLLSTARRRLARYPEQVWRHVLACQWQRISQEEAFVGRCAETGDALGSAVVAARLVRDLMRLSLLMERRYVPYTKWLGSAFARLDTAGALMPALLGALAATEYPERERHLCAAYEAVANRQNALGLIDPVDPTPRPYHSRPYLVLHAERFARPLAASVTDPELRGLPLTGTVDQWADSTDVLMGRDAGALRAATAAVSGF
- the dtd gene encoding D-aminoacyl-tRNA deacylase, with product MRAVVQRVDGASVSVRDAAGDGGGSSVVGEIVGEGLCVLVGVTHEDTPEKAAQLARKLWSVRILEGEKSCSDVNAPLLVISQFTLYGDARKGRRPTWNAAAPGEVAEPLVDEVVARLRALGATVETGRFGADMRVSLTNHGPFTVIVEV
- a CDS encoding GNAT family N-acetyltransferase — translated: MTALDIRTVTPSEFPDWLRALNTGFLRPPTPSDEEVAGRLSYMDLSRVQGVFDAGRCVATFRSFAQELTVVGGATVPTDAVTNVTVSPTHRRRGLLSRMMAADLAAAKERGDVAATLIAAEYPIYGRYGFGPAAGTTEWEIDVHRTGLDPHRRVPEAGDGGRIDLVDGAEIRELGPALHDRLRARQHGVVSRDPRWWELLTGQSLFPDDPWTEPFYALYRGPDGTVDGMLAYRADANWSDAKQPLNRATVRSLIATTPAAERALWHFLCSVDWIATIRTGPRPADDLLPLLLPDPRAARVVTQADFLWARVLDVVRALEARTYAVPGSLVLEVHDGSGLAAGRFHLDASPSGATCVPTTRSADLAMDVRELGTLWLGDESVSRLVALGRVEESVPGAAAAADAVFRTARRPWCPDVF
- a CDS encoding sigma-70 family RNA polymerase sigma factor translates to MAGEGGTQQDPGGLTEEQAGRMLAGMNEVIRAGEEMRGLRAEMIKVFVGLGWTQDRIARLTDMSQPAVSKQVAKHRDAGPRPPLDLSLGQGDPPWLEGRLWGVAEDIAERYAATARCGPAADALARGRRHFTPENVDALRRLVEEDLRRYGDELAAHRAAYDEISRALDVPSRPDTAPAGPASVRRTLAHRLQRDRLEGGGDAGRGAL